The Dyella jiangningensis genome includes a window with the following:
- a CDS encoding sialate O-acetylesterase, producing the protein MSHDVSMTRRLVATFAALFPLVAFAAQADDTLLNPLFQDHAVLQREHANPVWGHAKAGEKLTVEFAGKRIDARADAQGRWQAKLPALKAGGPYALNVTTASGASQRIDDVLVGDVWLCSGQSNMVLQVKRALDARSEVQNADNDRIRMLTVDNVSSVMPLDAIPATDHWLKTTPDTVAEFSATCYFFARELQKTQDVPMGLIVSAWGGSRIEPWMSMRALRKVGGFDQGLDLLAMHQTDPAQAGEQWSRQWQAWWHSRPGVSESNEPWNPARVAHQGWQHAPLDKGAWQRWGVPELANFTGTLWYRTTLKLSKAQAEQANELSLGAINETDQTWVNGHWIGTGYGGERTYKLPPGTLHEGDNLIAINVLGTYRDDGLYGPADKRALRLGDGSSVPLGDWEYQVVPRSYGSPPSLPWHPTAGLATLHNGMIAPLGAYGVRGALWYQGESNTGDAGNYRRLLEGLREDFRAQFGAQLPMLIIQLAGYGPAPTHPVESGSAEVREAQRLAAAKDEHSGLAVAVDIGERTDIHPANKQELGRRLARAARHVVYGEALPPSGPVVASAQRDGDTVTLSFRDVTEPMVAYGADHPIGFELCGVQANTCHYADADTHGNQVVLHASMPAASIARVRYCWADSPICTLYDGSGLPAGPFELSLSTSSADQEKHP; encoded by the coding sequence ATGAGCCATGATGTCTCCATGACGCGCCGCCTCGTCGCGACGTTCGCCGCGTTGTTTCCTCTGGTCGCCTTCGCTGCACAAGCCGACGACACGCTGCTCAACCCGTTGTTCCAGGATCACGCGGTGCTGCAGCGCGAGCATGCGAACCCCGTGTGGGGCCATGCCAAGGCCGGCGAGAAGCTGACGGTCGAATTCGCCGGCAAGCGCATCGACGCGCGCGCCGATGCGCAGGGACGCTGGCAGGCGAAACTGCCGGCGCTCAAGGCCGGTGGTCCCTATGCGCTGAACGTGACGACGGCCAGCGGTGCCTCGCAACGCATCGATGACGTGCTGGTGGGCGACGTATGGCTGTGTTCGGGACAGTCGAACATGGTGCTGCAGGTCAAGCGCGCGCTCGATGCGCGCTCGGAGGTGCAGAACGCCGACAACGACCGCATCCGCATGCTCACGGTCGACAACGTCAGCAGCGTCATGCCGCTGGACGCGATCCCGGCCACCGATCACTGGTTGAAGACCACGCCCGACACCGTCGCCGAGTTCTCTGCCACCTGCTACTTCTTTGCGCGCGAACTGCAGAAGACGCAGGACGTGCCGATGGGCCTGATCGTCTCCGCCTGGGGCGGTTCGCGCATCGAACCGTGGATGAGCATGCGGGCGCTGCGCAAGGTGGGCGGCTTCGACCAGGGGCTCGACCTGCTGGCGATGCACCAGACGGATCCGGCGCAGGCCGGCGAACAATGGAGCCGCCAGTGGCAGGCGTGGTGGCATTCGCGGCCGGGCGTGAGCGAAAGCAATGAGCCGTGGAACCCCGCGCGCGTCGCGCATCAGGGCTGGCAACATGCGCCGCTCGACAAGGGCGCGTGGCAGCGCTGGGGCGTGCCGGAGCTGGCCAACTTCACTGGCACGCTGTGGTATCGCACCACGCTGAAGCTGAGCAAGGCGCAGGCGGAGCAGGCGAACGAGCTGTCGCTGGGTGCGATCAACGAGACCGACCAGACGTGGGTGAACGGTCATTGGATCGGCACCGGTTACGGCGGTGAACGTACCTACAAGCTGCCGCCCGGCACGCTGCACGAGGGTGACAACCTGATCGCCATCAACGTGCTGGGTACCTATCGCGACGACGGCCTGTACGGTCCGGCCGACAAGCGCGCGCTGCGACTGGGCGACGGATCGTCGGTGCCGTTGGGCGACTGGGAATACCAGGTCGTGCCCAGGTCCTACGGCTCGCCGCCGAGCCTGCCGTGGCACCCCACCGCTGGCCTGGCCACGCTGCACAACGGCATGATCGCGCCGCTCGGCGCGTACGGTGTGCGCGGTGCGTTGTGGTACCAGGGCGAATCCAATACAGGCGACGCCGGCAACTACCGCCGGTTGCTCGAAGGATTGCGCGAGGATTTCCGCGCACAGTTCGGCGCGCAGCTGCCCATGCTGATCATCCAGCTGGCCGGCTATGGGCCGGCGCCGACGCACCCCGTGGAAAGCGGCTCGGCCGAAGTGCGCGAGGCGCAGCGTCTTGCCGCGGCGAAGGACGAGCACTCGGGCCTCGCCGTGGCGGTGGATATCGGCGAGCGCACGGACATCCATCCGGCCAACAAGCAGGAACTGGGGCGCCGCCTTGCACGCGCCGCGCGTCACGTAGTGTACGGCGAAGCGTTGCCGCCTTCCGGCCCGGTGGTCGCGAGCGCGCAGCGCGACGGCGACACGGTGACGCTCAGCTTCCGCGATGTCACGGAGCCGATGGTGGCGTACGGCGCGGATCACCCGATCGGCTTCGAACTGTGCGGCGTTCAGGCGAATACCTGCCATTACGCCGATGCCGACACCCATGGCAACCAGGTAGTGCTGCACGCATCGATGCCCGCGGCGTCGATTGCCCGCGTGCGCTACTGCTGGGCCGACAGTCCCATCTGCACCCTCTATGACGGCTCGGGCCTGCCGGCAGGCCCGTTCGAGCTGTCGCTCTCCACGTCTTCCGCTGATCAGGAAAAGCATCCATGA
- a CDS encoding alpha-glucuronidase family glycosyl hydrolase, whose amino-acid sequence MLLVLVLALLATGLAHAEDGYDLWLRYRPLPETQAAVYRSHAAQLVLPVATPTQQATRDELLRGLGGLLGHAPAVASAVDRDGAIVVGTPASSPAVAALKLDVRALGRDGYLIRHAVVDGHAVIAIVGQDDVAALYGAFHFLRLLQTAQSIDHLDVREATRMSLRVLDHWDDLSGHVERGYAGNSIWDWQKLPDWLDPRYIDYARANASIGINGTVLNNVNANAAILTPLYLDKVKALAGVFRPYGIRVYLSVKFSAPIEIGGLKTADPLDPAVQRWWRAKADEIYALIPDFGGFLVKANSEGQPGPQDYGRTHADGANVLASALASHGGVVMWRAFVYSQHNTDDRAKQAYTEFKPLDGKFAANVLLQVKNGPIDFQPREPFNPLFGAMPKTPLMMEFQITKEYLGFATHLVYLGPLFEEVLRADTHAKGNGSTVAKVIDGELDGHTLTGIAGVANIGTDRDWNGSDFNQANWYAYGRLAWNPQLSSRVIAEEWVRATFSNDEAFVKRVVDMMMLSREAVVDYMTPLGLHHLMGKGHHYGPAPWDASGPRADWTPVYYHRADHDGIGFDRSHTGSNAVAQYAPPIAAEFDDLKTIPDAYLLWFHHVPWSYRMRSGRTLWDELVMHYTQGVDDVKQMRATWQALDGRIDAERYRKAAVFLGIQEKEAQWWRDASIAYFQSLNGLPLPAGYAPPPQPLSYYESLSFPFVPGYRP is encoded by the coding sequence GTGCTTCTGGTCCTCGTGCTGGCCCTGCTCGCAACGGGCCTGGCGCATGCCGAAGACGGCTACGACCTGTGGCTGCGCTATCGGCCCCTGCCCGAGACGCAGGCCGCCGTCTATCGCAGCCATGCCGCACAGCTCGTGTTGCCGGTCGCCACGCCGACCCAGCAGGCGACGCGTGATGAACTGTTGCGTGGCCTGGGCGGACTGCTTGGTCACGCACCCGCCGTGGCGTCGGCCGTGGATCGCGACGGCGCCATCGTGGTGGGCACGCCGGCCTCCTCGCCGGCCGTCGCGGCGCTCAAGCTGGACGTGCGCGCGCTGGGTCGCGATGGCTACCTGATCCGCCACGCCGTCGTGGACGGCCATGCGGTCATCGCCATCGTGGGCCAGGACGACGTGGCCGCGCTGTATGGTGCCTTCCATTTCCTGCGCCTGCTGCAGACGGCGCAATCCATCGATCACCTCGATGTACGCGAGGCCACGCGCATGTCGCTGCGCGTGCTCGACCATTGGGACGACCTCAGCGGTCACGTGGAGCGTGGCTACGCCGGCAACTCGATATGGGACTGGCAGAAGCTGCCCGACTGGCTCGACCCGCGTTACATCGACTACGCGCGCGCCAATGCCTCCATCGGCATCAACGGTACCGTGCTCAACAACGTCAACGCCAACGCCGCGATCCTCACGCCGCTCTATCTGGACAAGGTGAAGGCGCTGGCCGGCGTGTTCCGGCCGTACGGCATCCGCGTCTATCTCAGCGTCAAGTTCAGCGCGCCGATCGAGATCGGCGGCCTGAAGACGGCCGATCCGCTCGACCCTGCGGTGCAGCGTTGGTGGCGGGCGAAGGCGGATGAGATCTACGCGCTCATTCCGGATTTCGGCGGCTTCCTGGTGAAGGCCAACTCCGAAGGCCAGCCCGGCCCGCAGGACTATGGCCGCACGCATGCCGACGGCGCCAACGTGCTGGCCAGTGCGCTGGCATCGCACGGTGGCGTGGTGATGTGGCGCGCTTTCGTCTATTCGCAGCACAACACGGACGATCGCGCCAAGCAGGCCTATACCGAATTCAAACCGCTGGATGGCAAGTTCGCCGCAAACGTCCTGCTGCAGGTGAAGAACGGACCGATCGACTTCCAGCCGCGCGAACCGTTCAACCCGCTGTTCGGCGCGATGCCGAAGACGCCGTTGATGATGGAGTTCCAGATCACCAAGGAATACCTGGGTTTCGCCACGCACCTGGTGTATCTCGGCCCGTTGTTCGAAGAAGTGCTGCGCGCCGACACCCATGCCAAGGGCAACGGGTCGACCGTGGCGAAAGTGATCGATGGCGAACTCGACGGGCACACGCTCACCGGCATCGCCGGCGTCGCCAACATCGGTACCGATCGCGACTGGAACGGCTCGGATTTCAACCAGGCCAACTGGTACGCCTACGGTCGCCTCGCATGGAATCCGCAGCTGTCGTCGCGGGTCATCGCGGAGGAGTGGGTGCGCGCGACCTTCAGCAACGACGAGGCGTTCGTGAAGCGCGTGGTCGACATGATGATGCTGTCGCGTGAAGCGGTGGTCGATTACATGACGCCACTGGGCCTGCATCACCTGATGGGCAAGGGCCATCACTACGGCCCGGCGCCGTGGGACGCCAGCGGTCCGCGCGCCGACTGGACGCCGGTGTACTACCACCGCGCCGACCACGACGGCATCGGCTTCGACCGCAGTCATACCGGCAGCAACGCGGTCGCGCAGTACGCGCCGCCGATCGCGGCCGAGTTCGATGACCTGAAGACGATTCCGGACGCGTACCTGCTGTGGTTCCACCACGTGCCGTGGAGCTATCGCATGCGCTCGGGCCGCACGCTGTGGGACGAACTGGTCATGCATTACACGCAGGGCGTGGATGACGTGAAGCAGATGCGCGCCACCTGGCAGGCGCTGGACGGGCGGATCGATGCCGAGCGTTACCGTAAGGCGGCCGTGTTCCTCGGCATTCAGGAGAAGGAGGCGCAGTGGTGGCGCGATGCCAGCATCGCGTACTTCCAGAGCCTCAACGGGTTGCCGCTGCCGGCCGGCTACGCGCCGCCGCCGCAGCCGCTGTCGTACTACGAGTCGCTATCGTTCCCCTTCGTGCCGGGTTATCGACCATGA
- a CDS encoding LacI family DNA-binding transcriptional regulator yields MKKTGRKSVRRKGAAVTIDDVAALAKVSAMTVSRVVNGHSKVRDATRERVMAAVRELGYIPNLAASSLAAAQDARIALIYTNPSAGYLRELLLGALRGSARTAAQLVIDDWDELDAGGERKAARALAKSVAGVILPPPLCESKVVIEELVSAGVPVVAIASGRFNHDISSVRIDDYLASKEVTEHLIRMGHARVAFIKGHPNQTASARRFEGYQAALKDAGIAYDASLVQQGYFTYRSGLEAVEHLLSLRKPPTAIFASNDDMAAAAISVAHRRGLDVPRDLSIVGFDDTSAATTVWPELSTVRQPIASMADSAIDILQRAIRRKDTETKVVVDHVVAHQLIKRDSVAPPVGAGTKPKG; encoded by the coding sequence TTGAAGAAGACAGGCAGGAAGTCGGTTCGCCGCAAGGGGGCCGCCGTCACCATCGACGACGTGGCCGCGCTGGCCAAGGTCTCCGCCATGACGGTATCGCGTGTCGTCAACGGCCACAGCAAGGTGCGCGATGCCACGCGCGAACGCGTGATGGCGGCGGTGCGCGAACTGGGCTACATCCCCAACCTCGCGGCCAGCTCGCTGGCGGCCGCGCAGGACGCGCGCATCGCGCTGATCTACACCAACCCCAGCGCGGGCTACCTGCGCGAGCTGCTGCTCGGCGCGCTGCGTGGCTCCGCACGCACGGCGGCGCAGCTGGTCATCGACGACTGGGATGAACTCGACGCCGGTGGTGAGCGCAAGGCGGCCCGCGCGCTGGCCAAGAGCGTGGCCGGCGTGATCCTGCCGCCGCCGCTGTGCGAATCGAAGGTGGTGATCGAAGAGCTGGTCAGCGCCGGCGTGCCGGTGGTGGCCATTGCCTCGGGCCGCTTCAACCACGACATTTCCAGCGTGCGCATCGACGACTACCTGGCCAGCAAGGAAGTCACCGAGCACCTGATCCGCATGGGCCACGCGCGCGTTGCCTTCATCAAGGGCCACCCCAACCAGACGGCCAGCGCGCGCCGCTTCGAGGGCTACCAGGCAGCGCTGAAGGACGCCGGCATCGCGTATGACGCGAGCCTCGTGCAACAGGGCTACTTCACCTATCGCTCCGGCCTGGAGGCGGTGGAGCACCTGCTGTCGCTGCGCAAGCCGCCCACTGCGATCTTCGCCAGCAACGACGACATGGCCGCCGCGGCGATTTCCGTGGCGCACCGGCGCGGACTCGACGTGCCGCGCGATCTCTCGATCGTCGGCTTCGACGATACCTCGGCCGCCACCACGGTGTGGCCGGAGCTGTCCACCGTGCGCCAGCCGATCGCCAGCATGGCCGATTCGGCCATCGACATCCTGCAGCGCGCGATCCGCCGCAAGGACACTGAAACGAAAGTGGTGGTCGATCATGTGGTCGCCCATCAGTTGATCAAGCGCGATTCGGTGGCGCCGCCCGTCGGTGCCGGCACCAAGCCCAAGGGCTGA
- a CDS encoding sugar porter family MFS transporter, protein MNSVTLDGAVAARHAENTRLIVQISCVATLGGFLFGFDSGVINGTVDGLKQAFQSTSAQIGFEVASMLLGCALGAFFAGRVADYWGRRSVLIISSVLFLLSALGAGAAHSAAFFVFARIMGGFAVGAASVIAPAYIAEVAPARYRGRLATVQQIAIISGLFSAFLSNFLLAKAAGASTGVLWLGQDAWRWMFWMQALPSSLFLVSLLFIPESPRFLVVRKRDGEAKAVLARLYGEQEATNKFAEIGASLAQDRHRPKLSDLLDKTSGRVRPIVWVGIGLATFQQLVGINVVFYYGAVLWQAVGFSENDALLINVFSGALSIGACLIAVLLIDRVGRKPLLWIGSVGMTVTLALVTFAFAHAGVDASGKLALSPAMGTLALVAANVYVAFFNMSWGPVMWVMLGEMFPNQIRGSGLAVAGAAQWTSNFAITVSFPILLASIGLAGAYGIYAVAAAISVVFVLRYVKETRGKELEQMEG, encoded by the coding sequence ATGAACAGCGTAACGCTTGATGGCGCGGTAGCCGCGAGGCATGCGGAAAACACCCGACTCATCGTCCAGATCAGTTGCGTCGCCACGCTCGGCGGCTTCCTGTTCGGGTTCGATAGCGGCGTGATCAATGGCACGGTGGATGGCCTCAAGCAGGCCTTCCAGTCCACCTCGGCGCAGATCGGCTTCGAAGTGGCCTCGATGTTGCTGGGCTGCGCGCTCGGCGCGTTCTTCGCCGGGCGCGTCGCCGACTACTGGGGCCGCCGTTCGGTGCTGATCATCTCCTCCGTGCTGTTCCTGCTGTCGGCGCTGGGCGCCGGCGCAGCGCACAGTGCCGCCTTCTTCGTGTTCGCACGCATCATGGGTGGCTTCGCGGTGGGTGCGGCCAGTGTCATTGCACCGGCCTATATCGCCGAAGTGGCGCCCGCGCGTTATCGCGGCCGGCTCGCCACCGTGCAGCAGATCGCCATCATCAGCGGCCTGTTCAGCGCGTTCCTTAGCAACTTCCTGCTGGCGAAGGCGGCCGGCGCATCCACCGGCGTGCTGTGGCTCGGCCAGGATGCGTGGCGCTGGATGTTCTGGATGCAGGCGTTGCCGTCATCGCTGTTCCTGGTCTCGCTGCTGTTCATCCCCGAAAGCCCGCGCTTCCTGGTCGTGCGCAAGCGCGACGGCGAAGCGAAAGCCGTGCTCGCGCGTCTCTATGGCGAACAGGAAGCCACCAACAAATTCGCCGAGATCGGCGCCTCGCTGGCGCAGGATCGTCATCGTCCCAAGCTGTCCGATCTGCTCGACAAGACGAGTGGCCGTGTGCGTCCCATCGTGTGGGTGGGCATTGGACTCGCCACGTTCCAGCAGCTGGTGGGCATCAACGTGGTGTTCTATTACGGCGCCGTGCTGTGGCAGGCCGTGGGTTTCTCGGAAAACGACGCGCTGTTGATCAACGTGTTCTCCGGCGCGCTGAGCATCGGCGCCTGCCTGATCGCCGTGCTGCTGATCGATCGCGTGGGCCGCAAGCCGCTGCTGTGGATCGGCTCGGTCGGCATGACCGTCACGCTCGCACTGGTCACCTTCGCCTTTGCGCATGCCGGCGTCGATGCCAGCGGCAAGCTCGCGCTGTCGCCGGCGATGGGCACGCTCGCACTGGTGGCGGCCAACGTCTACGTGGCCTTCTTCAACATGTCGTGGGGGCCGGTGATGTGGGTGATGCTGGGCGAGATGTTTCCCAACCAGATCCGCGGCTCGGGCCTGGCGGTGGCGGGCGCCGCGCAATGGACGTCCAACTTCGCCATCACCGTGAGCTTCCCCATTCTCCTGGCGAGCATCGGCCTGGCCGGCGCGTATGGCATCTATGCCGTGGCGGCGGCGATCTCGGTGGTGTTCGTGCTGCGCTACGTGAAGGAAACGCGCGGCAAGGAACTGGAACAGATGGAAGGCTAG
- the xylA gene encoding xylose isomerase: MSTPFIGKREFFPGIGRIPFEGLGSDNPLAFKHYDANKKIGDKTMAEHLRFAACYWHTFCNAGHDPFGPGTRVFPWDADGAPLARAEAKLDAAFEFFTKLGVPYYCFHDIDMAPDADDVGEYEKNLRHMVALAKERQASTGVKLLWGTANLFSHPRYMNGAATNPDFAVVARAAAQIKAALDATVELGGENYVFWGGREGYATLLNTNMKRELEHFARFLTMARDYGRSIGFKGNFLIEPKPMEPMKHQYDFDSATVAGFLQQHGLDKDFKLNIEANHATLSGHTFEHDLQVASDHGLLGSIDANRGNAQNGWDTDQFPSDLYDTVGAMLVVLRQGGLAPGGLNFDAKARRESTDLDDLFIAHIGGMDAFARGLEVAHALLKQSPLEQWRAERYSSFDNGPGLDFAQGKFNLAQLRDLAAKNGEPAKRSGKQERYENLLNQYLLR; the protein is encoded by the coding sequence ATGAGCACCCCTTTCATCGGCAAGCGTGAATTCTTCCCCGGCATCGGCCGCATCCCGTTCGAGGGGCTGGGTTCGGACAATCCGCTGGCGTTCAAGCACTACGACGCGAACAAGAAGATCGGCGACAAGACCATGGCTGAGCACCTGCGTTTTGCCGCGTGCTACTGGCACACGTTCTGCAATGCAGGCCATGACCCGTTCGGTCCCGGCACGCGCGTGTTCCCGTGGGATGCCGATGGCGCGCCGCTGGCGCGTGCCGAGGCGAAGCTGGACGCAGCATTCGAGTTCTTCACCAAGCTCGGCGTGCCGTACTACTGCTTCCACGACATCGACATGGCGCCCGACGCCGACGATGTGGGCGAGTACGAGAAGAACCTCAGGCACATGGTCGCGCTGGCCAAGGAGCGCCAGGCCTCCACCGGTGTCAAGCTGCTGTGGGGCACGGCGAACCTGTTCAGCCACCCGCGCTACATGAATGGCGCGGCGACCAATCCGGATTTCGCGGTGGTGGCGCGCGCCGCCGCGCAGATCAAGGCCGCGCTGGACGCCACGGTGGAGCTGGGCGGCGAGAACTACGTATTCTGGGGTGGCCGCGAAGGCTACGCCACGCTGCTCAACACGAACATGAAGCGTGAGCTGGAACACTTCGCTCGCTTCCTCACCATGGCGCGTGACTACGGCCGCAGCATCGGCTTCAAGGGCAACTTCCTGATCGAGCCCAAGCCGATGGAGCCGATGAAGCACCAGTACGACTTCGACTCGGCCACCGTCGCCGGCTTCCTGCAGCAGCATGGCCTGGACAAGGACTTCAAGCTCAACATCGAGGCCAACCACGCCACGCTGTCGGGCCACACCTTCGAGCACGACCTGCAGGTCGCTTCCGACCACGGCCTGCTCGGCAGCATCGATGCCAACCGTGGCAATGCACAGAACGGCTGGGATACCGACCAGTTCCCGAGCGACCTGTACGACACCGTGGGCGCCATGCTGGTCGTGCTGCGCCAGGGCGGCCTCGCACCCGGCGGCCTCAACTTCGACGCCAAGGCGCGTCGCGAGTCCACCGACCTGGACGACTTGTTCATCGCGCACATCGGCGGCATGGACGCGTTCGCGCGCGGCCTGGAAGTGGCGCATGCGCTGCTCAAGCAGTCGCCGCTGGAGCAGTGGCGCGCCGAGCGCTACAGCAGCTTCGACAACGGTCCGGGCCTCGATTTCGCGCAGGGCAAGTTCAACCTGGCGCAGCTGCGCGACCTTGCCGCGAAGAACGGCGAGCCCGCCAAGCGCAGCGGCAAGCAGGAGCGTTACGAGAATCTGCTGAATCAGTACCTGCTGCGCTGA
- the xylB gene encoding xylulokinase yields MSLVVGLDVGTQSVKLVAYDAATRRVVSTHGHPLELIAGDDGSREQKAQWWIDAIRACFAKLDANSRSRVTAIGVSGQQHGFVPLDAAGNVLAPAKLWCDTSTQAECDEIMDAAGGAARCVALAGNPILAGYTASKLPWTRKHRPEVYARLATILLPHDYVNFWLTGERWMEYGDASGTGWLDVRTRQWSPELLAATDADRKLIDCLPPLVEADASFPIAPAIADELGLPRSVRISAGGGDNMMAAIGTGNVEPGVLSMSLGTSGTLFAYADHPVVDDAAGWAAFCSSTGGWLPLICTMNCTIATESVAKAFGFGTRDGDAMMVGTSPGAGGLVMLPFLNGERTPDLPHARGSLHGMDLNNLTRGNIYRAAMEGATYALRNGYDALLAAGLRFDAIRLTGGGSHSAAWRQMVADVFELPVEVPLQAEGAAFGAALQALWAHERAHGRDADLAAMAREHVLIAPGLSVRPDGKNVAAYQASYRQFLRHLDGAKSFYASHPAGTA; encoded by the coding sequence ATGAGCCTTGTGGTTGGACTTGATGTCGGTACCCAGAGCGTCAAGCTGGTGGCGTATGACGCGGCCACGCGTCGCGTGGTTTCCACGCATGGCCACCCGCTCGAGCTGATCGCCGGCGATGACGGCAGTCGCGAGCAGAAGGCCCAGTGGTGGATCGATGCGATCCGTGCCTGCTTTGCGAAGCTCGATGCCAACTCGCGTTCGCGCGTGACGGCAATCGGCGTGTCCGGCCAGCAGCACGGCTTCGTGCCGCTCGATGCCGCGGGCAACGTGCTGGCGCCGGCCAAGCTGTGGTGCGACACGAGCACCCAGGCCGAATGCGACGAGATCATGGATGCCGCCGGTGGCGCCGCGCGCTGTGTGGCTCTGGCAGGCAATCCCATTCTGGCCGGCTATACCGCGTCGAAGTTGCCGTGGACGCGCAAGCATCGTCCCGAGGTCTACGCGCGGCTGGCGACAATCCTGTTGCCGCATGACTACGTGAACTTCTGGCTGACCGGCGAGCGCTGGATGGAATACGGCGACGCGTCCGGCACCGGCTGGCTGGATGTCCGCACGCGGCAATGGTCGCCCGAGCTGCTGGCAGCCACCGACGCGGACCGCAAGCTCATCGACTGCCTGCCGCCCCTGGTCGAGGCGGACGCGAGCTTCCCCATTGCGCCCGCCATCGCGGACGAGCTTGGACTGCCGCGTTCCGTGCGGATCTCGGCCGGCGGCGGCGACAACATGATGGCGGCGATCGGCACCGGCAACGTCGAGCCGGGCGTGTTGAGCATGAGCCTGGGCACGTCGGGCACGCTGTTCGCGTACGCCGATCACCCGGTCGTGGACGACGCGGCGGGCTGGGCGGCGTTCTGTTCCTCCACCGGCGGCTGGCTGCCGCTGATCTGCACGATGAACTGCACGATCGCCACCGAAAGCGTGGCCAAGGCGTTCGGTTTCGGCACGCGCGACGGCGATGCCATGATGGTGGGCACCTCGCCCGGCGCGGGCGGCCTGGTGATGCTGCCGTTCTTGAATGGCGAGCGCACGCCGGACCTGCCGCATGCGCGCGGAAGCCTGCACGGCATGGACCTCAACAACCTCACGCGCGGCAATATCTATCGCGCGGCGATGGAAGGCGCGACCTATGCGTTGCGCAACGGCTACGACGCACTGCTTGCCGCGGGCCTGCGTTTCGATGCGATCCGCCTCACCGGCGGCGGCAGCCACAGCGCCGCGTGGCGACAGATGGTCGCCGACGTGTTCGAGCTGCCGGTGGAAGTGCCGTTGCAGGCCGAAGGCGCCGCGTTCGGCGCCGCGCTGCAGGCGTTGTGGGCGCACGAGCGCGCCCACGGCCGCGATGCGGACCTCGCAGCGATGGCGCGCGAGCACGTGCTGATCGCCCCCGGACTCTCCGTTCGCCCGGATGGCAAGAACGTGGCTGCCTACCAGGCTTCCTATCGCCAATTCCTGCGCCACCTCGACGGCGCCAAGTCCTTCTACGCCAGTCACCCGGCGGGTACCGCCTGA